CCAAGGACAAGGCTACTGGCAAGACTCAGTCGATCGTGATCAAGGCCAACTCCGGCCTGTCCGAGGAAGAAATTCAGCAGATGATCAACGATGCTGAAAAGAACGCCGAGGAAGATCGCAAGTTCGAAGAGCTGGCCGCTGCCCGCAACCAGGGTGATGCACTGGTTCACTCGACGCGCAAAATGATCGCTGATGCTGGCGACAAAGTGACTGCTGAAGAGAAGACTGCAATCGAAGCTGCAGTGGTTGCCCTGGAAGCCGCCGTTAAAGGTGATGACAAGGCCACTATCGAAGCCAAGGTTGAGGAGCTGTCGAAAGTCTCCGCGCCAGTAGCTCAGAAGATGTACGCCGAGCAAGGCCAGCCAGCTGACGGTGCCGCGCAACAGGCAGAGCCTGAAGCCAAGCACGATGATGTTGTCGATGCCGAGTTCGAAGAAGTAAAAGAAGACCAGAAGAAGTAACTTGGTCGCCCGGTTGACCGCTATCAAGCGGTGACTGGTAGGATGTCGCCGCGCGGGAGCTTGCTCCCGCGTTGGCGTGTCTGGGGTACGCGAATTTTTACAACATGCGACAAGGTTCGGATGTTGGCGGTGTGATCGGGAATGCTCCTGCTTTGCGATCAACAATCACCGCGTTTTTAGCTGGGTCTCGGCTGAGAGCAGTAAAGACCAGGATCGTTGAATTTGACGTGAGTTGGGTCCGGGCCTGTATTGGGGCTCAACGAGTTTGGCAGGCTCAGGAGGGTTTTGCCGGACGTCCTTAAGAGTGCAAAGACTTATGGCAAAGCGTGACTATTACGAAGTATTGGGTGTGGAGCGCGGCTCCAGCGAGGCGGACCTGAAGAAGGCTTACCGTCGCCTGGCGATGAAGCACCACCCGGACCGTAATCCGGATAACAAAGAATCCGAAGAATTGTTCAAGGAGGCCAACGAGGCCTACGAATGCCTGTGTGATCCGAACAAGCGCGCGGCCTACGACCAGTACGGCCACGCGGGTGTCGATCCGAGCATGGGGGGGGGCGGTGCCGGTTTTGGCGGGCAGAACTTCTCCGATATCTTCGGCGACGTGTTCAGCGACTTCTTCGGTGGCGGTCGCGGCGGTCAGCGCGGCGGTGCCCAGCGCGGCAGCGACTTGCGCTACACCCTGGAGCTGAATCTGGAAGAAGCCGTGCGCGGTACCAGCGTCAACATCCGCGTGCCGACGCTGGTCAATTGCAAGCCGTGTGACGGTTCAGGTGCCAAGAAGGGCTCTTCGCCGATTACCTGCCCGACCTGTGGCGGTATTGGTCAGGTGCGCATGCAGCAGGGCTTCTTCTCCGTGCAGCAAACCTGCCCGCGTTGCCATGGCCAGGGCAAGATCATTTCCGATCCGTGCGACTCTTGCCACGGCGAAGGGCGTGTCGAAGAGTACAAGACGCTGTCGGTGAAAGTGCCGGCGGGTGTCGATACCGGCGACCGTATCCGTTTGTCGGGCGAAGGCGAGGCGGGTGCGCAGGGTGGTCCGACGGGCGATCTGTACGTGGTGATCAATGTGCGCGAGCACTCGATCTTCCAGCGCGACGGCAAGCACCTGTTCTGTGAAGTGCCGATCAGCTTTGTCGATGCCGCCCTGGGTGGCGAGCTGGAGATTCCGACCCTCGATGGCCGGGTCAAGCTGAAGATCCCTGAGGGGACGCAGACCGGCAAGCAGTTCCGGATCCGTGGCAAGGGCGTTGCGCCAGTGCGTGGCGGTGGGGCGGGCGACTTGATGTGCCGTGTGGCCGTTGAAACTCCGGTCAATCTGGATCGTCGTCAGCGTGAGTTGCTCGAAGAATTGCGCGGCTCGCTGGACGGTGATGGCTCCCATTCGCCGAAGACCGCTGGCTGGTTCGAAGGCGTGAAGCGCTTCTTCGGCGACCTGTAAGGACGTGGATATGCGACGTATAGCAGTGATGGGCGCCGCCGGGCGCATGGGCAAGAACCTGGTGGAAGCGGTGCAGCAGCGCTCGCCTCTGTCGGGGCTGACTGCGGCGATCGTGCGTCCGGGCAGTACGCTGATCGGCGCCGATGCTGGCGAGCTGGCTTCGCTGGGGCGGATCGGTGTGGCGTTGTCCGGCAGCCTGGAGCAAGTGGCTGATGAATTCGATGTGTTGATCGACTTCACCCTGCCCGAAGTGATGCTGAAAAACCTGGCGTTCTGCCGCAAGGCGGGTAAGGCCATGGTTATTGGTACCACTGGCCTGAATGCCGAGCAGAAGCAGTTGCTCGTTGCGGCGGGTAAGGATATTCCCATCGTGTTTGCCGCCAACTTCAGTGTGGGTGTCAACCTGTCGCTGAAGTTGCTCGACATGGCCGCGCGGGTGCTGGGTGATGAGGCGGATATCGAGATCATCGAGGCCCATCACCGGCACAAGGTAGATGCGCCATCGGGCACCGCCATGCGCATGGGTGAAGTGATTGCCGATGCGTTGGGGCGCGATTTGTCGAAAGTCGCGGTGTATGGTCGCGAAGGTCATACCGGCGCGCGTGAGCGCGAGACCATTGGCTTTGCTACGGTACGCGGCGGTGACGTGGTGGGTGATCACACGGTGCTGTTTGCTGCCGAAGGTGAGCGCCTGGAGATTACCCACAAGGCCTCCAGCCGCATGACCTTTGCCAAGGGCGCCGTGCGTGCGGCATTGTGGCTGGAGGGGCGCGAAGCGGGCCTCTACGACATGCAAGACGTGCTGGATCTGCGTTAATCAGTAGCAAAAACGGGCCCCGGGTATTACTCTAGGGCCCCGTTTTTACCCGCTAAGCGACGTCCTGTCGCATTCTCCTGCCTTTTAGGCTCTTTAGCGGTGGACCAAAAAACCCTTTTTCTGTAAGCTACAGCTTTAGTGTGTCCACTAAAAGCGCGCAGAATAATTCAGTGAAGAAGCGGGGTGACGTGTCCATACGTCACTCCGCTTTTTTACAACCTGCGATCGCCCTTTCAGGCTTTATTTACGGGAGGTCTTCTTGACTAAGCCAGCCATACTCGCCCTTGCTGATGGCAGCATTTTTCGCGGCGAAGCCATTGGAGCCGACGGTCAGACCGTTGGAGAGGTGGTGTTCAACACCGCCATGACCGGCTATCAGGAAATCCTTACCGATCCTTCCTACGCCCAACAGATCGTTACCCTGACCTATCCGCACATCGGCAATACCGGTACTACACCGGAAGATGTCGAGTCTGATCGTGTCTGGTCGGCTGGTCTGGTGATTCGTGATCTACCACTGGTTGCGAGCAACTGGCGTAACACGATGTCGCTGTCCGATTACCTGAAAGCCAACAACGTTGTGGCGATCGCGGGTATCGATACGCGCCGCCTCACGCGCATCCTGCGTGAAAAAGGCTCGCAGAATGGCTGCATCATGGTCGGTGACAATATTTCCGAAGAAGCGGCGATTGCCGCAGCGCAAGGCTTCCCTGGCCTGAAAGGCATGGACCTGGCGAAAGTCGTCAGCACCAAAGAGCAGTACGAGTGGCGCTCCACTGTCTGGGACTTGAAGACCGACAGCCACGCGACCATCGAGGCTAGCGAACTGCCTTACCACGTGGTCGCTTATGACTACGGCGTGAAGTACAACATCCTGCGCATGCTGGTCGAGCGCGGTTGCCGCGTGACCGTGGTGCCGGCGCAAACCCCGGCCGCCGACGTATTGGCCTTGCAGCCAGATGGTGTGTTCCTGTCCAACGGTCCAGGTGACCCTGAGCCTTGCGACTACGCTATCCAGGCCATCAAGGAAGTGCTGGATACCGAGATCCCGGTATTCGGTATCTGCCTCGGTCACCAACTGCTGGCCCTGGCCTCCGGCGCCAAGACCCTGAAAATGGGCCATGGCCATCATGGTGCTAACCACCCGGTACAAGACCTGGACACTGGCGTAGTGATGATCACCAGCCAGAACCACGGTTTTGCGGTGGATGAAGCCACCTTGCCGGCCAACGTGCGTGCCATTCACAAGTCGCTGTTCGACGGTTCCCTGCAGGGTATCGAGCGCACCGACAAGAGCGCGTTCAGCTTCCAGGGCCACCCTGAAGCGAGCCCGGGCCCGAACGACGTAGCGCCGCTGTTCGACCGTTTCATCAATGAGATGGCCAAGCGACGCTAAATGAGTGGCCTGAGGGCGGCCCGGGAAACCGGCGGCCCCCTCAGGCTCTTCAAAGATTGTTCAAGACGGCTTGCCGACTGACCTGCGGATTTGAGTGACAAACCCATGCCAAAACGTACAGACATAAAAAGCATCCTGATTCTCGGCGCTGGCCCGATCGTTATCGGCCAGGCCTGCGAATTCGACTACTCCGGCGCCCAGGCCTGCAAGGCCCTGCGCGAAGAGGGTTACCGCGTCATCCTGGTGAACTCCAACCCGGCCACCATCATGACCGACCCGGACATGGCCGACGCTACCTACATCGAACCGATCAAGTGGCAGACCGTTGCCAAGATCATCGAGAAAGAGCGTCCAGATGCACTGCTGCCGACCATGGGCGGCCAGACTGCACTGAACTGCGCCCTGGACCTGGAGCGCGAAGGCATCCTGGAAAAGTTCGGCGTAGAGATGATTGGCGCCAATGCCGACACCATCGACAAGGCTGAAGACCGTTCGCGTTTCGACAAGGCCATGAAGTCCATCGGTCTTGATTGCCCGCGCTCGGGTATCGCCCACAGCATGGAAGAAGCTAACGCGGTTCTCGAAAAGCTGGGTTTCCCGTGCATTATCCGTCCGTCCTTCACCATGGGCGGCACCGGCGGCGGTATCGCTTACAACCGTGAAGAGTTCGAAGAAATCTGTGCCCGCGGTCTGGACCTGTCGCCGACCAAAGAGCTGCTGATCGACGAATCCCTGATCGGCTGGAAAGAGTACGAGATGGAAGTTGTCCGCGACAAAAAGGACAACTGCATCATCGTCTGCTCGATTGAAAACTTCGACCCCATGGGCGTGCACACCGGTGACTCGATCACCGTTGCTCCGGCACAGACCCTGACGGACAAGGAATACCAGATCATGCGTAACGCCTCGTTGGCGGTACTGCGTGAGATCGGCGTTGAAACCGGCGGCTCCAACGTTCAGTTCGGTATCTGCCCGAACACGGGCCGTATGGTCGTGATCGAGATGAACCCGCGTGTATCGCGTTCTTCGGCGCTGGCATCAAAAGCTACTGGCTTCCCGATTGCGCGCATCGCTGCCAAGCTGGCGATCGGTTACACCTTGGACGAGTTGCAAAACGAGATCACTGGCGGTGCTACGCCGGCGTCCTTCGAGCCGTCGATCGACTATGTCGTCACTAAGCTGCCGCGCTTCGCTTTCGAGAAATTCCCGAAAGCCGACGCCCGCCTGACCACTCAGATGAAGTCGGTCGGTGAGGTCATGGCCATCGGCCGGACCTTCCAAGAGTCCCTGCAGAAAGCCCTGCGTGGCCTGGAAGTGGGCGTTTGCGGTCTGGACGAGAAGCTCGACCTGAGCAACCCGGAAAGCATGAGCGTGCTCAAACGCGAGCTGACCGTGCCGGGTGCCGAGCGTATCTGGTACGTGGCTGATGCTTTCCGCGCGGGCATGACCGTCGAAGACATCTTCGGCATGAACATGATTGATCCGTGGTTCCTGGTGCAGATCGAAGATCTGATCAAGGAAGAAGAGAAGGTCAAGACCCTGGGTCTGTCCTCTATCGACCGCGACCTGATGTTCCGCCTCAAGCGCAAAGGCTTCTCTGATCAGCGTCTGGCCAAGCTGCTGGGCGTGACTGAGAAGAACCTGCGCACCCATCGCCACAAGCTGGATATCTTCCCGGTCTACAAGCGCGTTGACACCTGCGCCGCAGAGTTCGCCACCGACACCGCCTACATGTACTCCACCTACGAGGAAGAGTGCGAAGCCGCGCCGTCGGGCCGCGACAAGATCATCATCCTGGGCGGCGGTCCAAACCGTATCGGCCAAGGCATCGAGTTCGACTACTGCTGCGTCCACGCCGCCCTCGCCCTGCGCGAAGACGGGTACGAGACCATCATGGTCAACTGCAACCCGGAAACCGTTTCCACTGACTACGACACTTCCGACCGTCTGTACTTCGAGCCGGTAACGCTGGAAGACGTGCTGGAAATCTGTCGCGTCGAGAAGCCAAAAGGCGTGATCGTTCAGTACGGCGGGCAAACTCCGCTGAAACTGGCACGTGCCCTGGAAGCTGCCGGCGTGCCGATCATCGGTACCAGCCCTGACGCCATCGACCGTGCCGAAGACCGTGAGCGCTTCCAGCAAATGGTCGAGCGCCTGAACCTGCGCCAGCCACCAAACGCGACCGTGCGCAGCGAAGATGAGGCCATCCGCGCAGCCAGCAAGATCGGCTACCCGTTGGTGGTGCGTCCGTCCTACGTACTGGGCGGCCGGGCGATGGAAATTGTCTACGAAGAAGAAGAACTCAAGCGCTACCTGCGTGACGCGGTGAAAGTGTCCAATGACAGCCCGGTGCTGCTGGACCACTTCCTCAACTGCGCCATCGAAATGGATGTGGATGCGGTTTGCGACGGTACCGACGTGGTGATTGGCGCGATCATGCAACACATCGAGCAGGCCGGCGTTCACTCCGGTGACTCCGCGTGCTCCCTGCCGCCGTACTCGCTGCCGCTGCACATCCAGGACGAGATGCGCGAACAGGTCAAGAAAATGGCCCTGGAACTGGGTGTGGTCGGCCTGATGAACGTACAGTTGGCGCTGCAAGGCGAAGACATCTACGTCATCGAAGTCAACCCGCGTGCTTCGCGTACCGTACCGTTTGTTTCCAAGTGCATCGGCGTGTCCCTGGCGATGATTGCCGCCCGTGTGATGGCCGGTAAGACCTTGAAGGAAATCGGCTTCACCAAGGAAATCATTCCGAACTTCTACAGTGTGAAAGAGGCGGTGTTCCCATTCGCCAAATTCCCTGGCGTGGACCCGATCCTGGGCCCAGAAATGAAGTCCACCGGTGAAGTGATGGGCGTGGGCGATACCTTTGGCGAAGCATTCGCCAAGGCCCAGATGGGTGCCAGCGAAGTGCTGCCGACCGGCGGTACTGCGTTTATCAGTGTGCGTGACGATGACAAACCACTGGTTGCAGGCGTGGCCCGTGATCTGATCAACTTGGGCTTCGAAGTCGTGGCCACCGCCGGGACCGCCAAGCTGATTGAAGCGGCTGGCCTGAAAGTGCGTCGCGTGAACAAGGTAACGGAAGGTCGTCCGCACGTTGTCGACATGATCAAGAATGACGAAGTCACCCTGATCATCAACACCACCGAAGGTCGCCAGTCGATCGCGGATTCCTACTCCATTCGTCGTAACGCCTTGCAGCACAAGATCTACTGCACCACCACCATTGCTGCTGGCGAAGCCATCTGTGAAGCGCTCAAGTTCGGTCCGGAAAAGACCGTGCGGCGCTTGCAGGATCTACACGCAGGATTGAAGGCATGATCAAATACCCTATGACTGTCCAGGGCGCCAAGGCCCTGGAAGAGGAGCACGCCCACCTGACCAAGGTCGTACGTCCAAAGCTGAGCCAGGACATCGGTACGGCCCGTGAGCTGGGTGACTTGAAAGAAAACGCCGAATACCACGCTGCTCGTGAGCAGCAGGGTATGGTCGAGGCGCGGATCCGTGACATTGAAGGGCGGATTCAGAATCAGGTCATCATTGATGTCACAAGCATTCCGCACACCGGCAAAGTGATTTTCGGTACCACTGTGGAAATCGCCAACGTCGAGACGGATGAGCGCGTGACTTATCACATCGTGGGTGAGGACGAAGCTGACTTCAAACTCGGCAAGATCTCCGTCGGTTCGCCGCTGGCCCGTGCCTTGATCGCCAAGGAAGAGGGTGACGTGGTCGCCGTCAAGACGCCTGGTGGCGTGATCGAGTACGAGATTGTCGAAGTTCGTCACATCTGAAAGACGGCGCCCGCTTCCAGCGGGCGCCATGCTTTGGCAGCTGGCCCAGATGCTCTGGGTTGGCGGTCTATGGCTGTTACACCTGGGTGTATTGCCGGTGCTGGGCGTGATTGGCCTGGCGCCGTTGCTGATTGATGAGATCGGCGGATTATTGAGTGCGCTGCTGGTGGGTTTTGCGGCGGCGTGCGTGATTCTCCAGGCATTGGTGCTGGTCAAGGCCGAGGGCTTGGGGAGTTTGTGGCGGGATATGCGTGGGCAGTTGCTGTTGATGGCGCTGTATGCGTGCGCAATGTATTGCGTGGTGCACGTATTGCTGCCGCAAGCGTTGCGCTGGCAGCTGTTCAGCTATCTTGTGCTAGGGTTTTCTGGCTTGGTGCTGGTAGTACAGCCGGCGCCAGGGTGGAGTGGCGGGGCGCGCGAAGCACGCCCGTGACCCTTGAATCATTTGAAGCGATGAACGTTCGACAATTGCTTGTTGGCGCTGAAATTCTTGCGATACAGCAGCGCCATCTTGCCGATGACCTGAACCAGGTCCGCTTTGCCCACCTTGCACAGTTCTGCAATGGCGGCCAGGCGCGCTTCGCGATCAAGGATATTGACCTTGATCTTGATCAGCTCGTGATCGCCTAATGCGCGTTCAAGTTCGGCTAACACACCTTCAGTCAAACCGTTGTCTGCCACAATCAGAACTGGTTTCAGATGGTGGCCAATGGATTTGTACTGTTTCTTCTGCTCTTGAGTGAGCGGCATAATCTGACCCCTGCGTCTGATCTTGTAAAAAGCGGCGGCCAGTTTACCCGAGCGAGTCCGGGACCGCCCAGTTAATCACGACCCGTTTTATTTTCGAGGTGGCCCGTGGCCCGTTCCAAAACTAGCCTTAAGTGGCTTCAAGAGCATTTCAACGATCCTTACGTCAAAAAGGCGCAGAAGGACGGTTACCGTTCACGGGCCAGTTACAAGCTGCTGGAGATCCAGGACAAGGACAAGTTGATCCGCCCGGGCATGAGCGTTATTGACCTAGGCGCCGCCCCGGGTGGCTGGTCCCAGGTGACCAGTCGTCTGATTGGTGGGCAGGGGCGTCTGATCGCGTCCGACATCCTGGAAATGGACAGCATTCCGGATGTGACCTTTGTTCATGGTGACTTCACCGAGGACGCCGTACTTGCGCAGATCCTTGAGGCGGTAGGAAATTCGCAGGTAGACCTTGTGATTTCCGACATGGCCCCCAATATGAGTGGATTACCGGCCGTCGATATGCCGCGCGCTATGTTCCTCTGTGAATTGGCGCTGGATTTGGCGGGTCGGGTTTTGCGTCCAGGTGGAGATTTCCTCGTGAAGGTCTTCCAGGGCGAAGGGTTTGACGAGTACCACAAGAACATCCGCAAGTTGTTCGACAAGGTGCAGACGCGCAAGCCTGACTCTTCCCGGGACAGGTCCAGGGAGCAGTATTTGCTGTGCCGCGGCTTCCGCGGTGTCGAGGGCGCTGCGAGCGAAGAGCGTTTTTGAGGAATTGGAGGTAGGCGATAGGTTTTTTTATATCGCTTTCGTCATGAAGCTTTACGAATATTGTGTAGTCAAAGTTTCACAAAGGGTTACAGACGGCGCCTGCCAGAGTTGTAGGTAATGTAGTAAGTTAGGCCGGTGAATATCATGCGAAGCGCGCGCCAGTAGCGGAGCTTGCTTCAGAGGGTAGTTAATTGAACGATATGGCAAAGAATCTGATCCTGTGGTTGATCATCGCGGCTGTCCTGGTGACGGTGATGAACAACTTCTCCAGCCCTAACGAGCCGCAGACCCTCAACTATTCCGACTTCATCCAGCAAGTTAAGGATGGCAAGGTCGAGCGCGTGGCGGTTGATGGCTACGTGATCACTGGCAAGCGCAACGATGGCGACAGCTTCAAGACCATTCGTCCGGCGATCCAGGACAATGGCCTGATCGGCGACCTGGTGGATAACAAGGTCGTCGTCGAGGGCAAGCAGCCTGAGCAGCAGAGCATCTGGACCCAGTTGCTGGTTGCCAGCTTCCCGATCCTGGTGATTATCGCCGTGTTCATGTTCTTCATGCGCCAGATGCAAGGCGGCGCGGGGGGCAAGGGCGGGCCGATGAGCTTCGGCAAGAGCAAGGCACGCCTGCTTTCCGAAGATCAGGTGAAAACGACCCTGGCTGACGTTGCAGGTTGCGACGAAGCCAAGGAAGAAGTCGGTGAGTTGGTCGAGTTCCTGCGCGATCCGGGCAAGTTCCAGCGCCTGGGCGGCCGTATCCCTCGCGGTGTACTGATGGTCGGTCCTCCGGGTACCGGTAAGACCCTGCTTGCCAAGGCGATTGCCGGCGAAGCCAAGGTGCCGTTCTTCACCATTTCCGGTTCCGACTTCGTCGAGATGTTTGTCGGCGTGGGTGCAAGCCGTGTGCGTGACATGTTCGAACAGGCCAAGAAACACGCGCCTTGCATCATCTTCATCGATGAAATCGACGCTGTTGGTCGTCATCGTGGTGCTGGCATGGGCGGTGGTCACGACGAGCGTGAGCAGACCCTCAACCAGTTGCTGGTGGAGATGGACGGCTTTGAAATGAACGATGGCATCATCGTGATTGCCGCCACCAACCGTCCTGACGTACTTGACCCGGCGCTGCTGCGTCCGGGCCGTTTCGACCGTCAGGTTGTGGTTGGCTTGCCAGATATCCGTGGCCGTGAGCAGATTCTCAAGGTCCATATGCGCAAAGTGCCAATGGGCGATGACGTGGCTCCGGGCGTGATTGCCCGTGGTACTCCTGGTTTCTCTGGTGCCGACCTGGCTAACCTAGTGAACGAGGCTTCGCTGTTCGCTGCCCGTACCGGCAAGCGTATCGTCGAGATGAAAGAGTTCGAACTGGCCAAAGACAAGATCATGATGGGCGCCGAGCGCAAATCCATGGTCATGTCCGAGAAAGAGAAGCAGAACACCGCTTATCACGAAGCCGGTCACGCCATTGTCGGTCGCGTCGTGCCTGAGCACGACCCGGTCTACAAAGTATCGATCATTCCTCGTGGTCGGGCGCTAGGTGTCACCATGTTCCTGCCGGAAGAGGATCGCTACAGCCTCTCCAAGCGCGCCTTGATCAGCCAGATTTGTTCGCTGTACGGCGGTCGTATCGCTGAAGAGATGACCTTGGGTTTTGACGGTGTAACCACCGGCGCGTCCAACGACATCATGCGTGCCAGCCAGATTGCGCGGAATATGGTCACCAAGTGGGGTCTGTCGGAAAAACTCGGCCCGCTGATGTATGCCGAGGAAGAAGGTGAAGTGTTCCTGGGTCGTGGCGGCGGCGGTCAAAGTGCCAGCTTCTCCGGCGAGACAGCCAAGCTGATCGACTCCGAAGTGCGCAGCATCATTGACCAGTGCTACGGCACGGCCAAGCAGATCCTGACCGATAACCGCGACAAGCTCGACGCCATGGCTGATGCCCTGATGAAGTACGAGACCATTGATGCCGAGCAGATCGACGACATCATGGCTGGTCGTACGCCTCGTGAGCCTCGTGATTGGGAAGGTGGTTCGGGTACTTCAGGCACGCCGCCAGTGGTACAGAACGAGCGCCCGGAAAACCCAATCGGCGGCCCGGCTGCCGACCTTTAAGGCTTGAAATGACTTCTGCGTTGCGCTCTACCCGGTTGCCTTGCGGCAGCCGGGTTCTTGATTTGGCCCGTACTCACGTTATGGGCATTCTCAATGTAACCCCTGATTCCTTTTCCGACGGTGGCCGCTTCAGTCAGCTGGATGCGGCATTGCGCCATGCAGCAGCGATGGTAGCTGCCGGTGCGACTCTGATTGATGTGGGTGGCGAATCGACTCGGCCAGGAGCGCGCGCTGTTTCCCCATTGGAGGAGATGGAGCGTGTTGCGCCGATTGTCGAGCGAATCCATCGCGAACTGGATGTAATCATTTCGGTAGACACCTCGACCCCTGCCGTCATGCGCGAAACCGCGCGGCTTGGGGCTGGGTTGATCAACGACGTGCGCTCGTTGCAGCGTGACGGCGCGCTGGATGCTGCTGCGGCCACTGGGCTGCCTGTCTGCCTGATGCATATGCTCGGCGAGCCCGGGACGATGCAGGACGCCCCGCACTACGACAACCTTGTTGAAGAAGTGACGGAATTTCTTGCAGCTCGCATTGCCCAATGCGCCGCTGCGGGGATTGCGCCTGAGCGGATCATTCTCGACCCCGGGTTTGGTTTTGCCAAAACCCTGCAGCACAACTTGAGCCTGTTCAAACATATGCAATCGCTGCATGCCCTTGGTCGTCCCCTGTTGGTTGGGGTGTCGCGCAAGAGCATGATAGGCATGGCCTTGAATCGTCCCGTGGGCGAGCGCCTGCATGGCGGGCTGGCCCTGGCGGCTTTGGCCGTTGCCAAGGGCGCGCGCATTCTGCGGGTGCACGATGTGGCCGAGACTGTTGACGTAGTGCGGATGATCGAAGCGGTAGAATCAGCCGAATAAGAATGATGGAGCACTTATGACAAAGAAATATTTTGGCACCGACGGTATTCGTGGTCGGGTCGGCGAGTTCCCGATCACTCCGGATTTCATGCTCAAACTGGGCTGGGCGGCCGGGATGGCCTTCCGCAGCATGGGGGCATGTCGCATCCTGGTCGGCAAGGACACTCGGATCTCTGGTTACATGTTCGAGTCTGCGCTGGAAGCGGGTCTTTCCGCTGCCGGGGCTGACGTGATGTTGCTGGGGCCGATGCCTACGCCGGCGATCGCTTACCTCACGCGTACCTTTCACGCTGAGGCTGGGATTGTGATCAGCGCTTCGCACAATCCCCATGATGACAACGGCATCAAGTTTTTCTCGGGCCAGGGCACCAAGCTGCCGGACGAGATCGAGCACATGATTGAAGAGCTGCTGGATGCGCCAATGACGGT
The Pseudomonas hygromyciniae genome window above contains:
- the greA gene encoding transcription elongation factor GreA yields the protein MIKYPMTVQGAKALEEEHAHLTKVVRPKLSQDIGTARELGDLKENAEYHAAREQQGMVEARIRDIEGRIQNQVIIDVTSIPHTGKVIFGTTVEIANVETDERVTYHIVGEDEADFKLGKISVGSPLARALIAKEEGDVVAVKTPGGVIEYEIVEVRHI
- a CDS encoding MFS transporter; this translates as MLWQLAQMLWVGGLWLLHLGVLPVLGVIGLAPLLIDEIGGLLSALLVGFAAACVILQALVLVKAEGLGSLWRDMRGQLLLMALYACAMYCVVHVLLPQALRWQLFSYLVLGFSGLVLVVQPAPGWSGGAREARP
- the carB gene encoding carbamoyl-phosphate synthase large subunit; this translates as MPKRTDIKSILILGAGPIVIGQACEFDYSGAQACKALREEGYRVILVNSNPATIMTDPDMADATYIEPIKWQTVAKIIEKERPDALLPTMGGQTALNCALDLEREGILEKFGVEMIGANADTIDKAEDRSRFDKAMKSIGLDCPRSGIAHSMEEANAVLEKLGFPCIIRPSFTMGGTGGGIAYNREEFEEICARGLDLSPTKELLIDESLIGWKEYEMEVVRDKKDNCIIVCSIENFDPMGVHTGDSITVAPAQTLTDKEYQIMRNASLAVLREIGVETGGSNVQFGICPNTGRMVVIEMNPRVSRSSALASKATGFPIARIAAKLAIGYTLDELQNEITGGATPASFEPSIDYVVTKLPRFAFEKFPKADARLTTQMKSVGEVMAIGRTFQESLQKALRGLEVGVCGLDEKLDLSNPESMSVLKRELTVPGAERIWYVADAFRAGMTVEDIFGMNMIDPWFLVQIEDLIKEEEKVKTLGLSSIDRDLMFRLKRKGFSDQRLAKLLGVTEKNLRTHRHKLDIFPVYKRVDTCAAEFATDTAYMYSTYEEECEAAPSGRDKIIILGGGPNRIGQGIEFDYCCVHAALALREDGYETIMVNCNPETVSTDYDTSDRLYFEPVTLEDVLEICRVEKPKGVIVQYGGQTPLKLARALEAAGVPIIGTSPDAIDRAEDRERFQQMVERLNLRQPPNATVRSEDEAIRAASKIGYPLVVRPSYVLGGRAMEIVYEEEELKRYLRDAVKVSNDSPVLLDHFLNCAIEMDVDAVCDGTDVVIGAIMQHIEQAGVHSGDSACSLPPYSLPLHIQDEMREQVKKMALELGVVGLMNVQLALQGEDIYVIEVNPRASRTVPFVSKCIGVSLAMIAARVMAGKTLKEIGFTKEIIPNFYSVKEAVFPFAKFPGVDPILGPEMKSTGEVMGVGDTFGEAFAKAQMGASEVLPTGGTAFISVRDDDKPLVAGVARDLINLGFEVVATAGTAKLIEAAGLKVRRVNKVTEGRPHVVDMIKNDEVTLIINTTEGRQSIADSYSIRRNALQHKIYCTTTIAAGEAICEALKFGPEKTVRRLQDLHAGLKA
- the dnaJ gene encoding molecular chaperone DnaJ — protein: MAKRDYYEVLGVERGSSEADLKKAYRRLAMKHHPDRNPDNKESEELFKEANEAYECLCDPNKRAAYDQYGHAGVDPSMGGGGAGFGGQNFSDIFGDVFSDFFGGGRGGQRGGAQRGSDLRYTLELNLEEAVRGTSVNIRVPTLVNCKPCDGSGAKKGSSPITCPTCGGIGQVRMQQGFFSVQQTCPRCHGQGKIISDPCDSCHGEGRVEEYKTLSVKVPAGVDTGDRIRLSGEGEAGAQGGPTGDLYVVINVREHSIFQRDGKHLFCEVPISFVDAALGGELEIPTLDGRVKLKIPEGTQTGKQFRIRGKGVAPVRGGGAGDLMCRVAVETPVNLDRRQRELLEELRGSLDGDGSHSPKTAGWFEGVKRFFGDL
- the carA gene encoding glutamine-hydrolyzing carbamoyl-phosphate synthase small subunit — translated: MTKPAILALADGSIFRGEAIGADGQTVGEVVFNTAMTGYQEILTDPSYAQQIVTLTYPHIGNTGTTPEDVESDRVWSAGLVIRDLPLVASNWRNTMSLSDYLKANNVVAIAGIDTRRLTRILREKGSQNGCIMVGDNISEEAAIAAAQGFPGLKGMDLAKVVSTKEQYEWRSTVWDLKTDSHATIEASELPYHVVAYDYGVKYNILRMLVERGCRVTVVPAQTPAADVLALQPDGVFLSNGPGDPEPCDYAIQAIKEVLDTEIPVFGICLGHQLLALASGAKTLKMGHGHHGANHPVQDLDTGVVMITSQNHGFAVDEATLPANVRAIHKSLFDGSLQGIERTDKSAFSFQGHPEASPGPNDVAPLFDRFINEMAKRR
- a CDS encoding YhbY family RNA-binding protein, which translates into the protein MPLTQEQKKQYKSIGHHLKPVLIVADNGLTEGVLAELERALGDHELIKIKVNILDREARLAAIAELCKVGKADLVQVIGKMALLYRKNFSANKQLSNVHRFK
- the dapB gene encoding 4-hydroxy-tetrahydrodipicolinate reductase, with protein sequence MRRIAVMGAAGRMGKNLVEAVQQRSPLSGLTAAIVRPGSTLIGADAGELASLGRIGVALSGSLEQVADEFDVLIDFTLPEVMLKNLAFCRKAGKAMVIGTTGLNAEQKQLLVAAGKDIPIVFAANFSVGVNLSLKLLDMAARVLGDEADIEIIEAHHRHKVDAPSGTAMRMGEVIADALGRDLSKVAVYGREGHTGARERETIGFATVRGGDVVGDHTVLFAAEGERLEITHKASSRMTFAKGAVRAALWLEGREAGLYDMQDVLDLR
- the rlmE gene encoding 23S rRNA (uridine(2552)-2'-O)-methyltransferase RlmE translates to MARSKTSLKWLQEHFNDPYVKKAQKDGYRSRASYKLLEIQDKDKLIRPGMSVIDLGAAPGGWSQVTSRLIGGQGRLIASDILEMDSIPDVTFVHGDFTEDAVLAQILEAVGNSQVDLVISDMAPNMSGLPAVDMPRAMFLCELALDLAGRVLRPGGDFLVKVFQGEGFDEYHKNIRKLFDKVQTRKPDSSRDRSREQYLLCRGFRGVEGAASEERF